GACTATTTTCCCTTGTCCTAGGTTGTAAACCGCGCGGACAAATTTGCGTACAATTTCTTCTGGGGTTAACAGTTCAGCTATGGTCGAGAGTTGCAGGTTGTCTATTTGCTGACGAATTTCGTCGTCACTTTTGTTCAATAGCGGCAGAGGTATTGGCGTTGGCGTTGGCGTCGGCGTCGGCGCTGCCGATTGGGCTAATGGGTCGGGGGTTGGCGCTAAGGTGGGGATGGGCGCAGGCGTGGGTTCAGTTGTAGGCGCAACGACAATGGCAGTTGGTGGTGTTGGCTGTTCGGCAAACACAAAAAAGTACACGGCGGTGGCAGAAGCGGCGAATAGCAGTAAAAGAAAAATCAACAAAGGCAGGCGCGATCGATGAGGTTTTTGCCTAACCTCTAAAGTTTCCTCGGTGTTTCGTTCGTTGAGTTCTAAATCGCCTAATTCACCTTCGTTATCATGCATGCGTGCTTTACTCCCTGAATGCCTACATTATCTGATGAATATCATGACACAGAGTTCCCGACTATAATAAATATATTCATTACCGTATGCATTGATGGCGGTAGTGATAATAGAATTGTGAGATCTCCTTCCCAAATTGTACACAACGCCCAGTGTATTCGATGATTTGTTGATCTCGTTATTTCAAATACCTTTTGGTAATTGTTATTTTTATTTCCAATCGCCGGTTTATATTTCTGTTGTTTAAGAGTAGTTTTACCGCGCCTTCTTGGGGCCTTATATTAAAGGGTACCCTAAGTGTCTCGCTTATATAGCCGAGCACCTATAACTCAACACAATAATCAATAACAACTGAGGCTAGCTATGATCAACCTAAAACTCACTTCCCTATGGGTGAGTGTGTTGCTCTTTTTTGCACACTCTGCTTCTGCACTGGTATCCGGTGCCGGTGAAGCCACCCTTAACGTCAATAATGATTGGGGCTCTGGCTATTGCGCTGAAGTCACCGTCGCTAATAACGGTTCCGCTAATATCACTGGCTGGACATTAGAAATAGACCCTAACGATTCCACCATCAGTAATCTGTGGAGTGGCAACCTGAGCGGCACTACGGTAACGCCCTTAGGCTACAACGCGACTATTGCACCGGGTAGCAGTGTGAGCTTTGGTTTCTGTGGCAACGGCAATGGCTCGAGTTACTTACCTGAACTGGCGGCGTTGAGTGTTTCCGGTGGGGGTGACCAGAGCAGTTCGTCTAGCAGCTCTAGCTCTTCTAGCAGTTCTAGTTCGTCTAGTAGTTCAAGCTCGTCTAGCAGTTCTAGCAGTTCTAGCTCGTCTAGTAGTTCAAGCTCGTCTAGTAGTTCAAGCTCGTCTAGCAGTTCTAGTTCGTCTAGTAGTTCAAGCTCGTCTAGCAGTTCTAGCTCGTCTAGTAGCTCTAACTCATCCAGCAGCAGTTCGCAGGGCGGTAACTGTGCTGGTGTAAACGAGTACCCTAACTGGACTTCCAAAGACTGGGCCGGTGGTGCTTATAACCACGCTGAGGGCGGTGATAGAATGGTGTATCAGGGTGTGCTTTATCAGGCGAACTGGTACACCAATTCAGTGCCTGGTAGCGATGGTACCTGGAGCAAACTGGGTGTCTGTGGTGGTGATATCAGTTCCAGCAGTTCTGTCTCGTCTTCTAGCTCTAGCTCTAGCTCTAGCTCCAGCTCTTCTGTCAGCTCATCGAGTTCCTCTAACTCCTCCACCAGCTCTAGTTCGTCCTCAAGTGATTGGCAGGGTTGCAGTGGCTACGCCACGCGCTACTGGGATTGCTGTAAGGCCCATTGTAGTTGGTCTGAAAATGTACCTGACGATGTTGAAGCTTTGCCCTCCTGTGGCGTGAACGACCAGGCATTGTCCGATGTGGATGCCGTGAGTGCCTGCGATAATGGCGGTGATGCTCATATGTGTCAGGGCCTTGCGCCTTGGGCGGTAAGTGACAGCCTTGCTTATGGCTATGCCGCAACCTCCAGTGGTGATGTGTGTGGGCGTTGCTTCGAGATTGAATTCACCGGTAGTTCTTACAATGGTGGTGATGACCCCGGTTCTGCGGCGTTACTGGGTAAGCGCATGATTGTGCAGGCTACAAACATTGGCTACGACGTAGGTGGTGGTCAGTTCGACATTTTGGTGCCGGGCGGCGGTGTAGGTGCGTTTAATGCCTGTTCTGCTCAGTGGGGGGTGTCTAACGATGAGTTAGGTGCACAGTACGGTGGTTTCCTCGCGGCCTGTAAGAGCGAGTTGGGTTGGAATGCCAGCCGTGACCAGTACAAGAGTTGCCTTACCCAGCGCTGCGACAATGTATTTGGCTCACGTGGGTTAACCGACCTGCATCAGGGTTGCCTGTGGTATGCCGACTGGATGGAAGCGGCCGATAACCCCAGCCTGAAATACCGTGAAGTGGCCTGTCCAACGGAAATCATTCTACGTTCCGGTGTAGACCGTGGCTTCCTAAACGATATCGACACCTCCTGTAACTAATTCATTTGTTACGATCTTGTCCGGGCCCCTAATGGGGCCCGGTTTTGTTTTAAGCCACTATTAATTGCGCCAAACACCCCCTACAATGCGCGCTCTCCTGAGGGGTGACTGAGAGCGTTGTTATTAATGATGTGTTCCGGTCTGAGATGGTAGTTCCGAACCCTTTGAACCTGATCCGGTTAGTACCGGCGTAGGAATAGGAAATCTCTCACGATTTGCGCAACACCTTTCCCCGCTCTACTCCGGGTCTCCTATTAGTTTGTATAGAAGGCCTGTTATGACCCGTACATTAAAACCCATTATTTTAAAAACCTCACTGCTCGCGCTCGCCATAAGCGGCATTGCCAATGCCGAGCCACTGGAAGAAGTGATTGTTTCCGGTGAACTTCGTTCCATTGAACAGCTTCGGCTGGCCAATAGTGTTTCGGTGATTACTGAACAACTCATTGAGGTGCGAAACGCAAAAAGTTTGGAAGACCTTTTAAACCTCGCGCCTAACGTTAACTTTTCTACGGGTGCATCGCGAGGTCGTTTTATTCAAATTCGCGGTATTGGTGAGCGCAGTCAATTTGTAGCACCAAGTAACCCCTCCGTTGGCATTATTGTTGATGGTATTGATTTCACTGGGCTGGGAATGGGTGTCACCACACTGGATACCGCCCAGGTGGAAATATTTCGCGGGCCACAGGGAACGCTTTACGGTGCTAACGCATTGGCGGGCATGATTAATGTAGTGGGTAACGCACCGGATAAAGACGGTGGCGGTAAGGTGTCGGCCGGTTTTGGTAATTACGGTAGTTACGATGTCGGTGGCAACGTGTCTATACCTGTTGGTGATTCCGCCGGCTGGCGAATGGCCGTACAGAAAAATGTAAGTGATGGCTATATAGACAATGTGTATATTGGCCGCAATGACACCAATAATATTGATGAGGTGAGTTTCCGCAACCACTTTAGTTTTGACATAAGCGACCAACTAAAAGTTGATTTGATCAGCTATATCATTGATATCGATAACGGCTACGATGCCTTCAGTCTTGATAATGATCGCACCACCCTCTCCGATCAACCCGGCCACGACCGCCAGCAAACCAATGCCCACGCATTAAAAACCGCCTACAGTGGACTCGGTTTTGCCGATTTACAGGCAAACGTGAGTTACGCTGATTCGCAAGTGGAATATGGCTACGACGAGGATTGGACCTATCGAGACATTTGTACAATCGATTCTAGCTGTGCCTACTGGCAGTACTCCACCGCCGACAATTATTTGCGTGAAAACCGCAATAAGTCTGCCGATGTACGTTTGTTGTCTAAAGAAAATGACGGTGGTATGCAATGGGTGGTCGGTGTCTATTACCGCTATCAGCAGGTGGCCTTAGAGCGCACTTACACGGACAATGCACCCGATGACGACTTTTACAGCGACGACTACACCCCGGTTTTCTATACCTACTCGAGCGAATACATAACAAAGAACGCGGCGCTGTACGGCCAGGTAGATTTTCCGTTAGCGGATTCATTAACGCTGGTAACGGGCCTGCGCTATGAAAACTTCGACGCCGAATTTAAAGACAGTGACAGCGCTGTATTTGGACCTAGTGAAAATCTCTTTGGTGGAAAAATTGCGCTGGAGCTCTCCTTGAGTGACGACACCCTGTTGTATGGTTTGATTTCTAGGGGCTACAAAGCTGGCGGTTTTAATGCAGAACCCCGAGTACCGCAAAACAAGCGGGAGTATGATACCGAGTTGGCGATAAACTATGAATTGGGCATGAAAGGTGACTGGCTGGAAAACAGCCTGTTGGCGCAAGTATCGACCTTCTATCAGCAGCGTAAAGGTGTACAGGTGAACGTTTCTGAAGCCGAAGCGGTGGATGACTTCGTTATCTTTCTGGATAACGCGGCAGAAGGTTATAACACCGGTTTAGAAGTTGAGCTCACCTGGTTGGCCACCGATGCATTGAGCTTGAGTGGTTCTTTCGCTCTATTAAATACTGAGCATGAAGAGTTTCTTAACGTTAGCCACGTTGATGGATCACCCGCAGAGCCCTACGATATGAGCGGTCGCGATCAGGCTCATGCACCCAATTACCAGTACTACGTAGCGGCCCAATACGACCTGCTCAGTAATCTGTACTTTAGGGTCGATATGGAAGGTAAAGACGGCTTTTACTTTTCTGAGAGTCATGAAGAGCGAAGCGATAGCATCGATTTACTCAATGCGCGCTTGGGCTTTGATGTTGGCATGCTCAGTCTGGCGGTTTGGGCTAAAAACCTTACCGATGAATGGGTGGAAACCCGGGGATTTTACTTCAGTCACGATTTCGGTAACGACCCGCGCAAGTTCTACGCAGCAGAGCCTTATACCCAAAAAGGTGCACCGCGAACCTTTGGGGTAAGCGCTAGCTATACCTTTTAAAAATTAAAAGGATAAATAAAAAGGGTGTGCTACAGCGCACCTTTCCTTTATTTGGCCGAGCAAACCACAAAAACCTAACGTTAATCTTTTTGGAGGACACGAATGAACCTAAGTGTGGAACTCACCCTTTACCCGCTACAGGATAATTATCTGGACATTATTCGCCAGGTAATCGTAAAGTTAAATGAATACGTTAACATCGATGTGCAAACATTCCCCACGGCTACGATATTAATTGGGGATTACAATACGGTTATGGATGCCCTAAAAGACGCCATTGCGTGGAGCTACGAAAATTTTGGCAAATGTGTATTTGTCGCCAAATTTTTACCCGACTACGAAGCTCGATAATAATGACAGTTGAATAAGGCTAGATAAATGCACGACTTTTTTCAGCAGGCAGTTTCCGGTTTTTTCCAGCAATCCATTATAGAACTCACGGCCGTTGCCCTGGCGGTGGCCTACTTAGTGTTAGCCATGCGCCAAAATATTTGGTGCTGGGCCTGCGCGTTTGTGAGTACGGCATTGTTCACTTGGGTGTTTTTTGACGTGTCCTTAGTGATGGAATCACTGCTAAATGTGTACTACATGGCAATGGCTGTATACGGTTACAGAAGCTGGACACAAGGCAAAGACAATGGCCGTCAGCTATCTATCCGCTTTTGGACACCTGCGTACCACGTTTATGCGTTATCATTAGTGGCAGTACTTACCCTGATGTCGGGCTATTTTCTCTCGCAGAAAACCGAGGCCGCTTGGCCTTATCTCGATTCTTTTACGACTTGGGGTGCCGTGGTAACCACGTATATGGTGGCCCGCAAAATTTTTGAAAACTGGATCTACTGGTTTGTTATTAATTCTGTGGCACTGTTTTTGTATATAGAACGCGGGCTGTACCCAACGGCGTTGTTGATGATGATATATCTCGTGCTCGTCATTATCGGCATTATCAGTTGGTCGCGGCAACTGGAACCGGTTCTTTCTGAAGAGGCACCTATATGACAAATGAAGCGAGCAAGCAAAATCGTATACGGCTTGCTAACGCGCTGAGCACTTGGCACTCCTGGCATGTGGAGTTATCGTCACAGCCGCGCGTACTTCGTGATTTGAGTTCGGGTACAACCAATAGCAGCTATATTGTCGGCAGTGATAAACGCAAAGACGGCATTAGTTGGCCGGCCGGTAACCAAAAAAAATACTGTTTACGTTTAAACGCTGATAATTCAACCGTCTTGGGTATCAAGCGTGAAACTGAATATACAATACTGGAGCAACTGAAGGGCACCGGGCTCAGCCCCAAAATACTGCATTACAATACCAAGCTAGATTTTTGTGTGTTCGAATATATTACCGGTCGTAGCTGGTCGCGTAGCGACTTAACACGGTTAACACAACGCCGACGGCTAGAAGAGCTACTTACTCAAGTGCAGCGTGTTAGGGTTAAGGTTCCCGCCTGCGATTACCTCGCCTACGTGCAGAATTATCTAAATCAAATAGAACGGTTGGCGCCCGATTCTTTACGGGTTTTTGGTGACGCACTTCCGGAATTTTTAGCGGAGCTAAAAACCTTCATGGTCTCCGGCTGGACGCCAGTGCTCTGTCATCATGACCTAATTCCCGAAAATATTTTGGAAACCGATGATGGTTTAGTTTTGCTGGATTGGGAATATGCTAGCCTTGGGCATCCCGATTTTGATCAGCGCTATGTTCGCCATTGCCTCGACAGTCACTTTGAGCAAAGCCAGGGGTCGCTTCTGTCTGGTGATACCTTAGACAGGTTAATTTATTGGCTGGTAATACTGTGGCAGAAATTGGGTGGGTTGACAGTAAAAGCATAGTTTAGCAAGGCAGCTGAATTGATGGGGTCGTGTTGGTTAACTCGAGCCTATTGAAATTAACCAGTACCCCTGGTTAACACCAAGGCATAAAAAAAGCGACGCTCTATTTCGAGGGTCGCTTTTTCATATGTGGCAATTTTACATTTGCGATTGTAAATAATTAGGCAATCCAATTTTTTGGATCAAGCCCAGTTGCTGCTCTAGCCAGTAAGCGTGGTCACGTTCGGTGTCGTCCAAGAGTACTTCTAGTATTTCACGGGTAACGTAATCTTTTTCATCTTCACACAATGTAATGGCGTCTTTTAGGCCGCTGGCAACGGCGTATTCTACGTTAAGATCGCTTTGCAACATGGAGGGTACGTCGGTACCAATGCAAAGCCCGTCGCGGGTTACCATGTCTGGCCGGCCCTCGAGGAATAAAATACGCTCAATCAGTGCTTTGGCGTGCCCCTTTTCATCATCAAATTCATGAGCTATACGCTCGTGAAGTTTGCTTAGGCCCCAGTCCGCATACATTTCAGAATGCACAAAGTATTGATCCATTGCTGCTAGCTCAAAAGCGAGTAACTTGTTAAGGGTTGTAATGACCTGAGTATTACCTTTCATTTTATAACCTCGTATTTAATCGCTTTCGGATATTTGTGACTGCAGGTAATTTTGAATACCTGTATTGTCCACTAGGTGTTGTTGGGTTTCCAGCCAATCTAGGTGTGTCTCTTCATATTCAAGAATATTTTCAAGCAGGCCGCGGCTTACATAGTCTTTTTCCTGCTCACAGGTGCCGATAGCTTGTTTAAGTTGGTCAATGGCTTGGTGTTGAAATGTTAAATCCAGTGCCAGTATTTCTTCGGGATTTTCGCCCACCAGCAGAGAGTTTAGTTTTTGTAAATTGGGTAAACCCTCAAGCATGAGAACGCGTTCAATGATCTCATCGGCTTGCTTCATATCCTTTATACTTTTTTTGTAGCAGATATGATCGAGATTTTCGAATCCCCAATTCTTAAACATTCGGGCGTGGAGAAAATAGCGATTAATAGATGTTAACTCAGTGGTCAATACGCCATTGAGTGTGTCGAGAGTAAGGGCGCTGGATTTCATGGCTGGAACCTCCTTGCGGTAAGACGGTTGGGCGTGGCCCTAAAACCCGAATGTATGGTGGTGTAAGTTCGCATAAGTGTAATCGATAGCCGCCCAAAAACAAAAAATATCTTTATATTTCAACAGGATAGGGAATGCGAATGATTAAGATTAATTCGTTTAATCTTAGTGCTAATTGCCCCAGAAAAAAGAACGACGACTGAAAAAACACTGGATTGACACTATAGTATGAGTATATGAGCGGTAAGTGCGCGCGCCTTGCGGCTGTTGGCGCCAAAAATCTCTTTGGCGCACAAAAATACAGTGGTTCGCCTTGCTCTATACTCAAATAGAAATCGGTAATAGAAGCGGCCTAGTATACGTCTGCGGTAGTAGCGTATTACGGAGACCGAAGCATACCGTGAGGACGTGCCAAGTTACGGATCTAAATGTAGATAAACACAAACCAAGTGACTCAAAATGAACGGTATGGATCGTATACAGTTTTCTGCCTTGCTGAGCGAAAAGCGCATTCGACAGAGGCGCCGATAATGGTGTAAACGGGCCGGATGAAATCCAATTATTTTACGGTTGTTCGCTTTATTATGGCGCTGGCTACAGTGCTAGCGATTTTTGCACAGCCGTACATTCCGCCGAAAAAATTACTGCTTCACCCTAACACCAAAAATTTCCCTTCAATTTTTGCACCTCAGAATGCTTTTCGTGGCAGTGTGGTGCGCTGGGTGGACCGTGCCAATTACGAACTGCTCTGCGAATTCCAAGAGTTGGATGGCTATCAATCCTGTGGGTTTACGCTTGCGTGGAATACGGCGGAGAAAGAGCAGTTAATCTGTGACAGTGCAGCCTCCGATGAAGATGGCGACGGTTGGGGGTGGGAAAACGACGCTAGCTGTATTGTGCGCATAGAAGATCGAAGTGCCAGCACCATTGTCGAAATAGAAGATTCGCCGCCGCCAGAGTGTGGCCCCGAGGCTGTTGATCCAGACGGCGATGGCTGGGGATGGGAGTATGATCGAAGTTGTATTATACCCGCCCCGTCGCTACCAACGTCTCAGCCTGCCGCGCAAGTAATCACATTTCCCGCTTGTACCGGTGAAAATCATGACCCAGACGACGATGGTTGGGGCTGGGAGAATGGCCAGAGCTGTATTGCCGTAGAAACCGGTGAGAAAGCGACGGGCGACCAGGGGGATGCTCCCGAATGCTCTAGCGCAGCAAAAGACCCCGACGGAGACGGTTGGGGTTGGGAGAATCATCGTTCCTGCATTTTTTCCGAGCTAGTCGCCCAGCCCCACCTTACTCGGGAAAATGTCGCGGGTATCGATCTGTCGGCGTACGACGGCATTGAAGTGGAAGTGTTTTACGAAGGGCGTGCCGAACACCTTCGTATCAATATGGTTAATTTTGATATGGCCTACGGGGCAAAAGGCGGGACATTTTCGGAAAAATTTATGTCGGCTTTTGTGCGCGCTGAAGATTTAAGGGCTGGTGCTGCGTTTGTGAAGCTTAATGAATTTAGTGTGCCGGAGTGGTGGGTGAAGGAGTCCAACGCAATTCGTGAACACGCTGCACCGGATTTCACTAACATTGTCGCGGTAGGGGTAGACCTGCTGGATGTCGGCATACATAAAATGAGAGTCGAGCGTATGGAGCTCGTGGGTGAGCGAATCTCACGTAAAGATTTTCTCATGTTGTTGATGGTGTTGTGGGGTGCGGTATTACTAGTAGAAGTGGCGACTCGCTATTATCTTCTCCGCCGCACAACACTGAGAAGTGAACACCAATTAGCTAGCCTTACCACCAGAGCGGTGCAGCTGGAGGTGGAAAAGTCTGCATTGCATTCGCGTGCGGTAACCGATCCATTAACGGGCATAAACAATCGCTCAGGTTTTCTACGGGATGTTAAAAGTGCTTATAGTCAGGGCAGCGCCCCTTGTATTGGTTTGTTGTTGCTCGATTTAGATCACTTTAAGGCTATTAACGATGATCATGGCCACGAGATGGGCGATAAAATATTGAAGGAGTTTGCCCAAATTGTTGACGGAAACACTCGGCGAGATGAAACCCTGGCTCGTTGGGGCGGAGAAGAATTTGTGTTACTTGTGCCCAATGTGTCGGCCGGACAGCTTTCCGAGTTAGCAGACAAGTTACGCCGGGTGGTGGCTAACCATATATTTGCCGGTGAACAAAATATACGTATAACCACCAGTGTCGGCGGTGCCCTTGATATTGGAGATCTTGATTTTGAGGCGTTGTTTAAGCGTGCTGATATGGCACTCTATCGGGCAAAAACAGTACGTAATCAATTTGTGCTCGGCTAATTGTTTAAACAGGTATATCCACGGCTTTCTAGGAACAGTGATATTGGATAGCGCAACAATCAGTACTTGAAGGAACGAATGAACGAACTCGACACCGAGTATATAAAGCCAATGTCCGGCACCCGCTGGAATATTTGCGCTAAAAAACTTAAGTAGGAAGGCCTAAATGTGTGATTACAGGTGCCAGGTATGAGGCTGGGTCGCTACGCTCAAGTAAGAAATGTGGCGTTGGTCATTACTCTAGTAGTTTTGATTGGCCATTATTTTTTGCCGGAAAAGCGTGAGTTACTCTACCCCTCTGACACGGGTGTTACACAG
The Teredinibacter franksiae DNA segment above includes these coding regions:
- a CDS encoding cellulose-binding domain-containing protein, producing MINLKLTSLWVSVLLFFAHSASALVSGAGEATLNVNNDWGSGYCAEVTVANNGSANITGWTLEIDPNDSTISNLWSGNLSGTTVTPLGYNATIAPGSSVSFGFCGNGNGSSYLPELAALSVSGGGDQSSSSSSSSSSSSSSSSSSSSSSSSSSSSSSSSSSSSSSSSSSSSSSSSSSSSSSSSSSSSSSSSNSSSSSSQGGNCAGVNEYPNWTSKDWAGGAYNHAEGGDRMVYQGVLYQANWYTNSVPGSDGTWSKLGVCGGDISSSSSVSSSSSSSSSSSSSSVSSSSSSNSSTSSSSSSSDWQGCSGYATRYWDCCKAHCSWSENVPDDVEALPSCGVNDQALSDVDAVSACDNGGDAHMCQGLAPWAVSDSLAYGYAATSSGDVCGRCFEIEFTGSSYNGGDDPGSAALLGKRMIVQATNIGYDVGGGQFDILVPGGGVGAFNACSAQWGVSNDELGAQYGGFLAACKSELGWNASRDQYKSCLTQRCDNVFGSRGLTDLHQGCLWYADWMEAADNPSLKYREVACPTEIILRSGVDRGFLNDIDTSCN
- a CDS encoding TonB-dependent receptor translates to MTRTLKPIILKTSLLALAISGIANAEPLEEVIVSGELRSIEQLRLANSVSVITEQLIEVRNAKSLEDLLNLAPNVNFSTGASRGRFIQIRGIGERSQFVAPSNPSVGIIVDGIDFTGLGMGVTTLDTAQVEIFRGPQGTLYGANALAGMINVVGNAPDKDGGGKVSAGFGNYGSYDVGGNVSIPVGDSAGWRMAVQKNVSDGYIDNVYIGRNDTNNIDEVSFRNHFSFDISDQLKVDLISYIIDIDNGYDAFSLDNDRTTLSDQPGHDRQQTNAHALKTAYSGLGFADLQANVSYADSQVEYGYDEDWTYRDICTIDSSCAYWQYSTADNYLRENRNKSADVRLLSKENDGGMQWVVGVYYRYQQVALERTYTDNAPDDDFYSDDYTPVFYTYSSEYITKNAALYGQVDFPLADSLTLVTGLRYENFDAEFKDSDSAVFGPSENLFGGKIALELSLSDDTLLYGLISRGYKAGGFNAEPRVPQNKREYDTELAINYELGMKGDWLENSLLAQVSTFYQQRKGVQVNVSEAEAVDDFVIFLDNAAEGYNTGLEVELTWLATDALSLSGSFALLNTEHEEFLNVSHVDGSPAEPYDMSGRDQAHAPNYQYYVAAQYDLLSNLYFRVDMEGKDGFYFSESHEERSDSIDLLNARLGFDVGMLSLAVWAKNLTDEWVETRGFYFSHDFGNDPRKFYAAEPYTQKGAPRTFGVSASYTF
- a CDS encoding diguanylate cyclase domain-containing protein, producing the protein MKSNYFTVVRFIMALATVLAIFAQPYIPPKKLLLHPNTKNFPSIFAPQNAFRGSVVRWVDRANYELLCEFQELDGYQSCGFTLAWNTAEKEQLICDSAASDEDGDGWGWENDASCIVRIEDRSASTIVEIEDSPPPECGPEAVDPDGDGWGWEYDRSCIIPAPSLPTSQPAAQVITFPACTGENHDPDDDGWGWENGQSCIAVETGEKATGDQGDAPECSSAAKDPDGDGWGWENHRSCIFSELVAQPHLTRENVAGIDLSAYDGIEVEVFYEGRAEHLRINMVNFDMAYGAKGGTFSEKFMSAFVRAEDLRAGAAFVKLNEFSVPEWWVKESNAIREHAAPDFTNIVAVGVDLLDVGIHKMRVERMELVGERISRKDFLMLLMVLWGAVLLVEVATRYYLLRRTTLRSEHQLASLTTRAVQLEVEKSALHSRAVTDPLTGINNRSGFLRDVKSAYSQGSAPCIGLLLLDLDHFKAINDDHGHEMGDKILKEFAQIVDGNTRRDETLARWGGEEFVLLVPNVSAGQLSELADKLRRVVANHIFAGEQNIRITTSVGGALDIGDLDFEALFKRADMALYRAKTVRNQFVLG
- a CDS encoding choline/ethanolamine kinase family protein; this translates as MTNEASKQNRIRLANALSTWHSWHVELSSQPRVLRDLSSGTTNSSYIVGSDKRKDGISWPAGNQKKYCLRLNADNSTVLGIKRETEYTILEQLKGTGLSPKILHYNTKLDFCVFEYITGRSWSRSDLTRLTQRRRLEELLTQVQRVRVKVPACDYLAYVQNYLNQIERLAPDSLRVFGDALPEFLAELKTFMVSGWTPVLCHHDLIPENILETDDGLVLLDWEYASLGHPDFDQRYVRHCLDSHFEQSQGSLLSGDTLDRLIYWLVILWQKLGGLTVKA
- the pnuC gene encoding nicotinamide riboside transporter PnuC; translation: MHDFFQQAVSGFFQQSIIELTAVALAVAYLVLAMRQNIWCWACAFVSTALFTWVFFDVSLVMESLLNVYYMAMAVYGYRSWTQGKDNGRQLSIRFWTPAYHVYALSLVAVLTLMSGYFLSQKTEAAWPYLDSFTTWGAVVTTYMVARKIFENWIYWFVINSVALFLYIERGLYPTALLMMIYLVLVIIGIISWSRQLEPVLSEEAPI
- the bfr gene encoding bacterioferritin, which gives rise to MKSSALTLDTLNGVLTTELTSINRYFLHARMFKNWGFENLDHICYKKSIKDMKQADEIIERVLMLEGLPNLQKLNSLLVGENPEEILALDLTFQHQAIDQLKQAIGTCEQEKDYVSRGLLENILEYEETHLDWLETQQHLVDNTGIQNYLQSQISESD
- the bfr gene encoding bacterioferritin; this translates as MKGNTQVITTLNKLLAFELAAMDQYFVHSEMYADWGLSKLHERIAHEFDDEKGHAKALIERILFLEGRPDMVTRDGLCIGTDVPSMLQSDLNVEYAVASGLKDAITLCEDEKDYVTREILEVLLDDTERDHAYWLEQQLGLIQKIGLPNYLQSQM
- a CDS encoding YkoF family thiamine/hydroxymethylpyrimidine-binding protein, with protein sequence MNLSVELTLYPLQDNYLDIIRQVIVKLNEYVNIDVQTFPTATILIGDYNTVMDALKDAIAWSYENFGKCVFVAKFLPDYEAR